A region of Vitis riparia cultivar Riparia Gloire de Montpellier isolate 1030 chromosome 12, EGFV_Vit.rip_1.0, whole genome shotgun sequence DNA encodes the following proteins:
- the LOC117926328 gene encoding anthocyanidin 3-O-glucosyltransferase 2-like, whose amino-acid sequence MEQTELVFIPSPGIGHLAATVEIAKLLTQRDRRVSVTVFIMKFPFESNGGMTSDSDSIRCVTLPSVEISSGPMSPGVFLTEFVKAHIPLVRDAVHELTRSNSVRLAGFVIDMFCTPMIDVADEFGVPSYLFFTSSAAFLGFMFHFQFLHDYKGLDFNEFKDSDAVLEVPSYVNSVPGKVFPSVMFDKEGGGTEMLLHHTRRFKQVKGIMVNTFVELESHAIQSFSGCKARPVYPVGPLLNIHVGSGGAQQDANAIMSWLDDQPPSSVVFLCFGSMGSFGVDQIKERAHGLEHSGQRFLWSLRQPSPKGRMGFPSDYANVKEVLPEGFLHRMAGTGKVIGWAPQVAVLAHPAIGGFVSHCGWNSILESIWYGVPIATWPMYAEQQINAFQMVKDLGLVVEIKIDYNKDSSYIVSAREIENGLKNLMNMNNEARVKMKEMQKISRTVMIDGGSSHFFLGQFIEDMIANIPCKQQSET is encoded by the coding sequence ATGGAGCAAACTGAGCTAGTCTTCATCCCATCTCCTGGAATCGGTCATCTTGCGGCTACAGTGGAGATTGCAAAGCTGCTGACTCAGCGAGACCGCCGAGTCTCTGTCACAGTCTTCATCATGAAGTTTCCGTTTGAGTCCAATGGTGGTATGACCTCCGACTCTGATTCCATCCGTTGCGTCACACTTCCTTCTGTGGAGATTAGCTCCGGACCGATGTCGCCTGGTGTCTTCCTCACTGAGTTCGTCAAAGCTCACATACCACTCGTCAGAGACGCCGTTCACGAGCTCACTCGTTCCAACTCGGTTCGGCTCGCTGGGTTCGTTATTGATATGTTCTGCACTCCCATGATTGATGTGGCGGATGAGTTTGGGGTGCCTTCATATCTTTTCTTCACTTCCAGCGCCGCTTTTCTTGGCTTCATGTTCCATTTTCAGTTCCTTCATGACTATAAGGGTTTGGATTTCAATGAGTTCAAGGACTCCGATGCTGTGTTGGAGGTTCCGAGTTATGTTAACTCGGTTCCAGGTAAGGTCTTCCCTTCTGTGATGTTTGACAAGGAAGGCGGTGGGACCGAGATGCTCCTGCATCACACGAGGAGATTCAAACAAGTCAAGGGTATTATGGTAAATACATTTGTTGAGCTTGAGTCACATGCTATTCAATCGTTTTCTGGGTGTAAAGCACGGCCGGTGTACCCCGTTGGACCCCTGCTCAATATCCATGTGGGATCTGGTGGGGCTCAACAAGATGCTAATGCCATCATGAGCTGGCTGGATGATCAGCCTCCATCATCAGTGGTATTCCTGTGCTTCGGGAGCATGGGAAGCTTTGGTGTGGATCAAATCAAAGAGAGAGCACATGGGCTAGAGCATAGTGGGCAGCGGTTCTTGTGGTCCCTTCGCCAACCTTCCCCAAAGGGTAGAATGGGATTTCCAAGCGATTATGCAAATGTTAAAGAAGTTCTACCTGAAGGGTTTTTACATCGGATGGCTGGAACTGGAAAGGTGATTGGATGGGCTCCACAAGTAGCGGTTTTAGCCCACCCTGCAATTGGAGGATTTGTATCTCATTGTGGATGGAATTCTATCCTAGAAAGCATATGGTATGGTGTTCCAATAGCCACATGGCCAATGTATGCAGAACAACAAATCAACGCATTTCAAATGGTGAAAGATTTAGGGTTAGTAgtagaaattaaaatagattaTAATAAGGATAGTAGTTACATTGTAAGCGCACGTGAAATTGAAAATGGACTAAAGAACCTTATGAATATGAATAATGAGGCGAGGGTAAAGATGAAGgaaatgcaaaaaataagtAGAACAGTCATGATCGATGGTGGATCTTCACACTTTTTCTTGGGACAATTTATTGAAGATATGATCGCTAACATTCCATGCAAGCAACAGAGTGAGACCTAA